The following are encoded in a window of Aromatoleum petrolei genomic DNA:
- a CDS encoding CreA family protein, which yields MKTALHRLFTTALLAAGLVASGGARAEPLAEVSTVWKLIGPNHKIVVEAYDDPLVEGITCYVSRAKTGGLSGAFGLAEDVAEASIACRQVGPVRIVKPLPAKEEVFSERQSILFKRLQVVRMVDAKRNVLVYLTYSDKIIEGSPQNSVTAVAVDRGTPIPVR from the coding sequence ATGAAAACCGCCCTGCATCGACTCTTCACCACCGCGCTCCTCGCCGCCGGCCTCGTCGCGAGCGGCGGCGCTCGCGCCGAACCACTGGCCGAGGTGTCGACCGTCTGGAAACTGATCGGCCCGAACCACAAGATCGTCGTCGAGGCCTACGACGACCCGCTCGTCGAAGGCATCACCTGTTATGTATCGCGCGCCAAGACCGGCGGCCTGTCGGGCGCCTTCGGGCTCGCCGAGGACGTCGCCGAGGCCTCGATCGCCTGCCGCCAGGTGGGACCGGTGCGCATCGTGAAACCGCTCCCCGCCAAGGAAGAGGTGTTCTCCGAGCGCCAGTCCATCCTGTTCAAGCGCCTGCAGGTCGTGCGCATGGTCGATGCCAAGCGCAACGTGCTGGTGTATCTGACCTACTCGGACAAGATCATCGAAGGCAGCCCGCAGAACAGCGTCACGGCCGTCGCGGTCGATCGCGGCACGCCGATCCCGGTGCGCTGA
- a CDS encoding c(7)-type cytochrome triheme domain-containing protein: MGNRILRCVGGLLIAAVLYGGIPHAGAALKTVEVPPAEDEAAVAPVSPAAPPRVVGRQRPSDEFYDPTSPAYERLQRADEALGDLPRDRDGKVDWMNALRQGLIKPRQRIDGKDREPPLDLDVILRNTKQMPNVRFPHRAHTEWLDCKNCHPDPFAEKAGSTQIRMEDIFRGQFCGKCHDRVAFITHRNCYRCHSVNPDGTPALPPSVLPVHPAAAPPTPAH, from the coding sequence ATGGGAAATCGAATCTTGCGCTGTGTCGGTGGTCTCTTGATCGCGGCGGTCCTGTACGGGGGCATCCCGCATGCGGGCGCAGCCCTGAAGACGGTCGAGGTGCCACCCGCAGAGGACGAGGCAGCTGTCGCGCCCGTCTCGCCTGCGGCACCGCCGCGCGTCGTTGGTCGGCAGCGTCCGAGCGACGAGTTCTACGATCCCACGAGTCCGGCCTACGAGCGCCTGCAGCGCGCCGACGAGGCATTGGGCGACCTGCCGCGCGACCGCGACGGCAAGGTCGACTGGATGAACGCCTTGCGCCAGGGGCTGATCAAACCGCGCCAGCGCATCGACGGCAAGGACCGCGAGCCGCCGCTCGACCTCGACGTGATCCTGCGCAACACCAAGCAGATGCCCAACGTGCGCTTTCCGCACCGTGCGCATACCGAGTGGCTGGACTGCAAGAACTGCCACCCCGACCCGTTCGCGGAAAAGGCCGGTAGCACGCAGATCCGCATGGAGGACATCTTCCGCGGCCAGTTTTGCGGCAAGTGCCATGACCGCGTCGCCTTCATCACGCACCGCAACTGCTATCGCTGCCATAGCGTGAATCCGGACGGCACGCCCGCGTTGCCGCCGTCGGTGCTGCCGGTGCACCCCGCGGCCGCGCCGCCCACGCCCGCACACTGA